The following proteins come from a genomic window of Miscanthus floridulus cultivar M001 chromosome 2, ASM1932011v1, whole genome shotgun sequence:
- the LOC136540684 gene encoding protein NPGR2-like isoform X1 — MNGRKDRGRFSRFIRRMSVQCLCSGDQTDTMDRAIQLSENIDIKDGMTNRHSSPKLVAGRHVNNVGMEEAELSLPGGGSLNYEEARALLGRVEYQRGHIEEALRVFDGINISALTPEMKKSVVRKVSQQKPRQHSSSLTMPFHSVTILMETIYLKSLALYDLGKFEEAARECSAILDIVESAAPEGLPSNFGNDCNLNETICRAVELLPELWKLGGFPLETISSYRRALVSNWNLDAKTIAKLQKEFAVFLLYSGCEAGPPKLRCQLDGLFVPQNNLEEAILLLLILLVKFNLKRIERDATVMHHLTFALSVSGQLKPLARQFEALLPGLLDNREWLYNVALCYLASGDDLTALNLLRRVLKSGEDSNSLKELLLASKVCGEDYAHAGEGVLYARRALANQHGGCDQMEVVAGRLLGISLSNLARYATTDIERAAQQHEALEVLANAGKKMHSRDFGTIYSLSLENAVQRKLDTAAGYAKKLLKLEGGSELKTWLLIARIMSAQKRYEDAECIVDAALDQAGKWSQGDLLQTKAKIQIAHGQFRKAIETYTQLLALIQLRAKSFGAGISVLQGTRTDKSLEIKTWYHLALLYLRMSQWKDAELCISKIKAISPYSPLACHATGKLNEAKGFMKEALRAYSTALDLDPKHVPSLISTATVLRQLYGKPLPAVRCFLTDALRLDRTNDVAWFNLGLAYEDEGDSTAIEAAECFRAAALLEENAPAEPFR; from the exons ATGAATGGTAGGAAAGATAGGGGGAGGTTTAGCAGATTTATACGCCGCATGTCAGTGCAATGCCTGTGCTCTGGGGATCAGACAGACACAATGGATCGGGCAATCCAATTATCAGAGAACATAGACATAAAGGACGGCATGACTAACCGGCACTCATCTCCAAAACTTGTGGCTGGGCGGCATGTCAATAATGTTGGCATGGAGGAGGCTGAGTTGTCGCTTCCGGGAGGTGGCTCTCTTAACTATGAG GAAGCAAGGGCATTGCTTGGAAGGGTAGAATACCAAAGGGGACATATTGAAGAAGCACTTCGCGTGTTTGATGGGATAAATATATCTGCACTAACTCCCGAGATGAAAAAATCTGTCGTTAGAAAAGTTAGCCAGCAAAAGCCTCGCCAACATTCCAGCTCTCTGACAATGCCCTTCCATTCTGTTACCATACTGATGGAGACTATATATCTTAAATCTCTAGCACTTTATGATCTTGGAAAATTTGAAG AGGCTGCACGTGAGTGCAGTGCAATATTGGACATCGTGGAATCTGCAGCACCTGAGGGTTTGCCGTCAAACTTTGGAAATGATTGCAACTTGAATGAAACAATATGCAGAGCAGTTGAGTTACTTCCTGAGCTTTGGAAACTAGGAGGCTTTCCTCTTGAAACTATATCTTCATATAGGAGGGCTCTTGTTAGTAATTGGAACCTTGATGCAAAGACCATTGCTAAACTACAGAAAGAATTTGCTGTTTTTCTACTATACAGTGGCTGTGAAGCCGGACCTCCCAAACTTCGATGTCAATTGGATGGTTTATTTGTACCCCAGAATAATCTGGAAGAAGCTATTCTTCTTTTATTGATTCTATTGGTGAAGTTCAATCTTAAGAGGATTGAAAGGGATGCAACTGTGATGCATCACTTAACTTTTGCACTGTCCGTGTCAGGGCAGTTGAAACCTCTTGCTCGTCAGTTTGAAGCACTATTACCTGGTCTTCTAGACAACAGAGAGTGGCTGTACAATGTTGCCTTGTGCTACCTAGCATCAGGTGACGATTTAACTGCATTGAATCTTCTTAGAAGGGTATTGAAGTCTGGAGAAGATTCAAACAGTCTCAAAGAACTTCTCCTGGCTTCAAAAGTTTGTGGCGAAGACTATGCTCATGCTGGAGAAGGAGTTTTATATGCTCGTAGAGCCCTTGCCAATCAGCATGGAGGTTGTGATCAAATGGAGGTTGTTGCAGGCCGTTTGCTTGGCATTTCCCTATCCAATCTAGCTAGATATGCTACAACTGACATAGAGAGAGCTGCTCAGCAGCATGAAGCATTGGAGGTGCTTGCTAATGCTGGAAAAAAGATGCACAGCAGAGATTTCGGCACAATATACAGTCTCAGCCTTGAAAACGCTGTGCAGAGAAAGTTAGATACAGCAGCTGGTTATGCAAAGAAGCTGTTGAAATTAGAGGGTGGGTCAGAATTGAAGACTTGGCTGCTTATAGCTCGAATAATGAGTGCCCAAAAACGATATGAAGACGCTGAGTGCATTGTAGATGCCGCATTAGATCAGGCTGGGAAGTGGTCTCAAGGAGACCTATTGCAAACCAAAGCCAAAATTCAGATTGCACATGGGCAGTTTAGGAAAGCAATTGAGACGTATACACAGCTTCTTGCTCTGATCCAACTTAGGGCGAAGAGTTTTGGTGCTGGGATTTCTGTCTTGCAG GGCACTAGGACTGATAAAAGTCTGGAAATAAAAACATGGTATCATCTTGCCCTTTTGTACTTAAGAATGTCTCAGTGGAAGGATGCGGAACTTTGCATATCCAAAATAAAAGCTATCAGTCCATATTCTCCCTTGGCTTGTCATGCTACAG GAAAGCTAAATGAAGCCAAAGGTTTTATGAAGGAGGCTCTGCGAGCATACTCAACAGCGTTAGACCTCGATCCTAAACATGTACCGAGTTTGATATCAACTGCTACTGTTCTTCGACAGCTTTACGGGAAGCCCTTGCCTGCTGTTAGATGCTTCCTAACTGATGCGTTGCGACTAGACAGAACAAACGATGTTGCTTGGTTCAACCTTGGCTTAGCCTATGAAGACGAAGGTGACAGCACAGCGATTGAAGCTGCTGAATGTTTTAGGGCTGCTGCTCTTCTTGAAGAAAATGCCCCAGCAGAACCTTTCAGATGA
- the LOC136540684 gene encoding protein NPGR2-like isoform X2 has protein sequence MSIMLAWRRLSCRFREVALLTMSAMVKKFQEARALLGRVEYQRGHIEEALRVFDGINISALTPEMKKSVVRKVSQQKPRQHSSSLTMPFHSVTILMETIYLKSLALYDLGKFEEAARECSAILDIVESAAPEGLPSNFGNDCNLNETICRAVELLPELWKLGGFPLETISSYRRALVSNWNLDAKTIAKLQKEFAVFLLYSGCEAGPPKLRCQLDGLFVPQNNLEEAILLLLILLVKFNLKRIERDATVMHHLTFALSVSGQLKPLARQFEALLPGLLDNREWLYNVALCYLASGDDLTALNLLRRVLKSGEDSNSLKELLLASKVCGEDYAHAGEGVLYARRALANQHGGCDQMEVVAGRLLGISLSNLARYATTDIERAAQQHEALEVLANAGKKMHSRDFGTIYSLSLENAVQRKLDTAAGYAKKLLKLEGGSELKTWLLIARIMSAQKRYEDAECIVDAALDQAGKWSQGDLLQTKAKIQIAHGQFRKAIETYTQLLALIQLRAKSFGAGISVLQGTRTDKSLEIKTWYHLALLYLRMSQWKDAELCISKIKAISPYSPLACHATGKLNEAKGFMKEALRAYSTALDLDPKHVPSLISTATVLRQLYGKPLPAVRCFLTDALRLDRTNDVAWFNLGLAYEDEGDSTAIEAAECFRAAALLEENAPAEPFR, from the exons ATGTCAATAATGTTGGCATGGAGGAGGCTGAGTTGTCGCTTCCGGGAGGTGGCTCTCTTAACTATGAG TGCAATGGTTAAAAAATTTCAGGAAGCAAGGGCATTGCTTGGAAGGGTAGAATACCAAAGGGGACATATTGAAGAAGCACTTCGCGTGTTTGATGGGATAAATATATCTGCACTAACTCCCGAGATGAAAAAATCTGTCGTTAGAAAAGTTAGCCAGCAAAAGCCTCGCCAACATTCCAGCTCTCTGACAATGCCCTTCCATTCTGTTACCATACTGATGGAGACTATATATCTTAAATCTCTAGCACTTTATGATCTTGGAAAATTTGAAG AGGCTGCACGTGAGTGCAGTGCAATATTGGACATCGTGGAATCTGCAGCACCTGAGGGTTTGCCGTCAAACTTTGGAAATGATTGCAACTTGAATGAAACAATATGCAGAGCAGTTGAGTTACTTCCTGAGCTTTGGAAACTAGGAGGCTTTCCTCTTGAAACTATATCTTCATATAGGAGGGCTCTTGTTAGTAATTGGAACCTTGATGCAAAGACCATTGCTAAACTACAGAAAGAATTTGCTGTTTTTCTACTATACAGTGGCTGTGAAGCCGGACCTCCCAAACTTCGATGTCAATTGGATGGTTTATTTGTACCCCAGAATAATCTGGAAGAAGCTATTCTTCTTTTATTGATTCTATTGGTGAAGTTCAATCTTAAGAGGATTGAAAGGGATGCAACTGTGATGCATCACTTAACTTTTGCACTGTCCGTGTCAGGGCAGTTGAAACCTCTTGCTCGTCAGTTTGAAGCACTATTACCTGGTCTTCTAGACAACAGAGAGTGGCTGTACAATGTTGCCTTGTGCTACCTAGCATCAGGTGACGATTTAACTGCATTGAATCTTCTTAGAAGGGTATTGAAGTCTGGAGAAGATTCAAACAGTCTCAAAGAACTTCTCCTGGCTTCAAAAGTTTGTGGCGAAGACTATGCTCATGCTGGAGAAGGAGTTTTATATGCTCGTAGAGCCCTTGCCAATCAGCATGGAGGTTGTGATCAAATGGAGGTTGTTGCAGGCCGTTTGCTTGGCATTTCCCTATCCAATCTAGCTAGATATGCTACAACTGACATAGAGAGAGCTGCTCAGCAGCATGAAGCATTGGAGGTGCTTGCTAATGCTGGAAAAAAGATGCACAGCAGAGATTTCGGCACAATATACAGTCTCAGCCTTGAAAACGCTGTGCAGAGAAAGTTAGATACAGCAGCTGGTTATGCAAAGAAGCTGTTGAAATTAGAGGGTGGGTCAGAATTGAAGACTTGGCTGCTTATAGCTCGAATAATGAGTGCCCAAAAACGATATGAAGACGCTGAGTGCATTGTAGATGCCGCATTAGATCAGGCTGGGAAGTGGTCTCAAGGAGACCTATTGCAAACCAAAGCCAAAATTCAGATTGCACATGGGCAGTTTAGGAAAGCAATTGAGACGTATACACAGCTTCTTGCTCTGATCCAACTTAGGGCGAAGAGTTTTGGTGCTGGGATTTCTGTCTTGCAG GGCACTAGGACTGATAAAAGTCTGGAAATAAAAACATGGTATCATCTTGCCCTTTTGTACTTAAGAATGTCTCAGTGGAAGGATGCGGAACTTTGCATATCCAAAATAAAAGCTATCAGTCCATATTCTCCCTTGGCTTGTCATGCTACAG GAAAGCTAAATGAAGCCAAAGGTTTTATGAAGGAGGCTCTGCGAGCATACTCAACAGCGTTAGACCTCGATCCTAAACATGTACCGAGTTTGATATCAACTGCTACTGTTCTTCGACAGCTTTACGGGAAGCCCTTGCCTGCTGTTAGATGCTTCCTAACTGATGCGTTGCGACTAGACAGAACAAACGATGTTGCTTGGTTCAACCTTGGCTTAGCCTATGAAGACGAAGGTGACAGCACAGCGATTGAAGCTGCTGAATGTTTTAGGGCTGCTGCTCTTCTTGAAGAAAATGCCCCAGCAGAACCTTTCAGATGA